A stretch of the Flavobacteriales bacterium genome encodes the following:
- a CDS encoding YfiR family protein, which yields MKSQFLKYTFRSTKILIIALIALNFISGKTAVEIKDTNAKIKAVFLYNFTKYIEWPEEKRKGNFVIGVLGEGQQPVYNALATSAHRNNDKPSVRFLQINKYMDASSIADCHMLYIPKSHSSMLPVALKTVINTHTLIVTDKAGSAKSGGSDINFVVANNKVKFEMNKENVGKHNLKVSAMLTNLAILVN from the coding sequence TTGAAGTCACAGTTTTTAAAATATACTTTTAGATCTACAAAGATTTTAATTATCGCATTAATTGCGCTTAATTTTATCTCTGGCAAAACTGCTGTTGAGATAAAAGATACTAATGCAAAAATCAAGGCTGTTTTTCTTTACAATTTCACCAAGTACATCGAATGGCCTGAGGAGAAGAGAAAGGGTAACTTTGTAATAGGCGTTTTGGGTGAAGGACAACAACCGGTATACAATGCCTTAGCAACTAGTGCACATCGAAATAACGATAAGCCCTCTGTTCGATTTTTACAAATAAATAAATATATGGATGCGTCTTCTATCGCAGATTGCCATATGTTATATATCCCGAAAAGTCATAGCAGCATGTTGCCTGTTGCGCTTAAAACGGTGATTAACACCCATACATTAATTGTTACAGATAAAGCCGGTTCGGCCAAATCGGGAGGCTCGGATATTAATTTCGTCGTCGCTAACAACAAGGTGAAATTTGAAATGAATAAAGAGAATGTGGGAAAGCATAACCTTAAAGTAAGCGCCATGTTAACTAATCTTGCAATTTTAGTGAACTAG